The following coding sequences lie in one Arachis stenosperma cultivar V10309 chromosome 5, arast.V10309.gnm1.PFL2, whole genome shotgun sequence genomic window:
- the LOC130981898 gene encoding heterogeneous nuclear ribonucleoprotein 1-like isoform X2, with protein MKKTKNTSITTILNLFLEMVLALAQFVKHFGKYGEITDSVIMKDRKTGQPRGFGFITYADPSVVDKVIEDNHVINGKQVEIKRTIPRGAVGSKDFRTKKIFVGGIPSTVTEDEFRDFFTRYGEVKDHQIMRDHSTNRSRGFGFITFDSEEAVDDLLSMGNRIEFAGAQVEIKKAEPKKPNPPPTSSKRYNDSRSSYGGGYGDAYDGFGGSFGVGGYRSGGMYGGRSGAYGGYGSEFSGYGGYAGAMGPYRGDPSLGYAGRYGGGGFSRGYDLGGYGGASENYGAYGGAAAGGGSSAGGAYQTGYGAGLGGGYGGASGGSFYGSRGGYGAGRYHPYGR; from the exons atgaagaagacgAAGAACACGAGCATCACCACAATTCTCAACCTCTTTCTGGAGATGGTGCTAGCCCTGG CCCAATTTGTGAAGCACTTTGGTAAATATGGTGAGATTACGGACTCTGTGATCATGAAGGACCGCAAAACCGGCCAGCCTCGTGGATTCGGGTTTATAACTTACGCTGATCCCTCTGTGGTTGATAAAGTCATTGAGGACAATCATGTTATCAATGGCAAACAG GTTGAGATTAAGCGCACGATACCAAGGGGAGCTGTTGGCTCTAAGGATTTTAGGACAAAGAAAATTTTTGTAGGTGGAATTCCTTCAACTGTGACTGAAG ATGAGTTTAGAGACTTTTTTACGCGCTATGGAGAAGTCAAGGATCACCAAATAATGAGGGACCACTCCACCAATCGTTCTCGAGGATTTGGGTTTATCACCTTCGACTCTGAGGAAGCTGTTGATGATCTGCTGTCCATGGGGAACAGGATTGAGTTTGCTGGAGCTCAG GTGGAAATCAAGAAGGCTGAACCAAAGAAGCCAAACCCACCACCTACGTCATCCAAGCGTTATAATGACTCAAGGTCTTCATATGGTGGTGGATACGGAGATGCTTATGATGGATTTGGTGGCAGCTTTGGTGTTGGTGGTTATCGGTCAGGTGGCATGTACGGTGGTAGGAGTGGTGCTTATGGTGGCTATGGAAGTGAATTCAGCGGGTATGGAGGATATGCCGGTGCAATGGGGCCCTACAGAGGAGATCCTTCCTTGGGATATGCTGGTCGTTACGGTGGTGGAGGCTTTAGCCGAGGCTATGATCTTGGCGGGTATGGTGGAGCTAGTGAGAATTATGGGGCATATGGCGGTGCTGCTGCTGGAGGTGGTTCTTCTGCTGGTGGTGCCTATCAAACTGGCTATGGTGCTGGACTAGGTGGCGGATATGGAGGGGCTAGCGGAGGCTCCTTTTATGGGAGTAGAGGAGGATATGGTGCTGGTCGATATCATCCTTATGGAAGGTAG
- the LOC130981898 gene encoding heterogeneous nuclear ribonucleoprotein 1-like isoform X1, whose translation MDSAGNEQFVGGGEPFSHREDEHELQHHRREDEEDEEHEHHHNSQPLSGDGASPGKIFIGGLARDTTVAQFVKHFGKYGEITDSVIMKDRKTGQPRGFGFITYADPSVVDKVIEDNHVINGKQVEIKRTIPRGAVGSKDFRTKKIFVGGIPSTVTEDEFRDFFTRYGEVKDHQIMRDHSTNRSRGFGFITFDSEEAVDDLLSMGNRIEFAGAQVEIKKAEPKKPNPPPTSSKRYNDSRSSYGGGYGDAYDGFGGSFGVGGYRSGGMYGGRSGAYGGYGSEFSGYGGYAGAMGPYRGDPSLGYAGRYGGGGFSRGYDLGGYGGASENYGAYGGAAAGGGSSAGGAYQTGYGAGLGGGYGGASGGSFYGSRGGYGAGRYHPYGR comes from the exons AACCCTTCTCCCACAGAGAAGACGAACACGAACTCCAACACCACagaagagaagatgaagaagacgAAGAACACGAGCATCACCACAATTCTCAACCTCTTTCTGGAGATGGTGCTAGCCCTGG AAAGATATTTATAGGTGGTTTAGCAAGAGATACGACCGTAG CCCAATTTGTGAAGCACTTTGGTAAATATGGTGAGATTACGGACTCTGTGATCATGAAGGACCGCAAAACCGGCCAGCCTCGTGGATTCGGGTTTATAACTTACGCTGATCCCTCTGTGGTTGATAAAGTCATTGAGGACAATCATGTTATCAATGGCAAACAG GTTGAGATTAAGCGCACGATACCAAGGGGAGCTGTTGGCTCTAAGGATTTTAGGACAAAGAAAATTTTTGTAGGTGGAATTCCTTCAACTGTGACTGAAG ATGAGTTTAGAGACTTTTTTACGCGCTATGGAGAAGTCAAGGATCACCAAATAATGAGGGACCACTCCACCAATCGTTCTCGAGGATTTGGGTTTATCACCTTCGACTCTGAGGAAGCTGTTGATGATCTGCTGTCCATGGGGAACAGGATTGAGTTTGCTGGAGCTCAG GTGGAAATCAAGAAGGCTGAACCAAAGAAGCCAAACCCACCACCTACGTCATCCAAGCGTTATAATGACTCAAGGTCTTCATATGGTGGTGGATACGGAGATGCTTATGATGGATTTGGTGGCAGCTTTGGTGTTGGTGGTTATCGGTCAGGTGGCATGTACGGTGGTAGGAGTGGTGCTTATGGTGGCTATGGAAGTGAATTCAGCGGGTATGGAGGATATGCCGGTGCAATGGGGCCCTACAGAGGAGATCCTTCCTTGGGATATGCTGGTCGTTACGGTGGTGGAGGCTTTAGCCGAGGCTATGATCTTGGCGGGTATGGTGGAGCTAGTGAGAATTATGGGGCATATGGCGGTGCTGCTGCTGGAGGTGGTTCTTCTGCTGGTGGTGCCTATCAAACTGGCTATGGTGCTGGACTAGGTGGCGGATATGGAGGGGCTAGCGGAGGCTCCTTTTATGGGAGTAGAGGAGGATATGGTGCTGGTCGATATCATCCTTATGGAAGGTAG
- the LOC130979160 gene encoding protein kinase PVPK-1 produces the protein MESPANGVLESLSEVQNSVSVAQQHDPPSTSGTPRPTRPPLRPSRNHVHGPSSMPHSAGHHHSHGSKSIIHHQNTYVVNQKHSYLEGENADHEGLPSKSCIKQSFDDSKTCDSSVIFESDIDNSISGPSRRAIGNHSRSYCPSEVTFYASPQNSCYAATVYSEAKQSFTYTEISECGTSVDKSLESGIEVANSCDFNESRKTSICRASTGSDISDESSTSSLSSAMYKPHKANDKRWEAIQAIRARDGMLEMRHFRLLKKLGRGDIGSVYLAELSGTRTSFAMKIMNKTELANRKKLVRAQTEREILQSLDHPFLPTLYTHFETETFSCLVMEFCPGGDLHALRQRQPGKYFSEHAVRFYVAEVLLALEYLHMLGIIYRDLKPENVLVREDGHIMLSDFDLSLRCTVSPTLVKSSNSILETKTSGYCIQPSCAEPTCSMQPDCIQPACFSPRFLSSKSKKGKKYKPKNDMHHQVTPLPELIAEPTNARSMSFVGTHEYLAPEIIKGEGHGSAVDWWTFGIFLYELLFGRTPFKGSANRATLFNVVGQPLRFPESPTVSFAARDLIRGLLVKEPQHRLAYRRGATEIKQHPFFQNVNWALIRCANPPEVPRLVKPTPVEMDPGLNPSGNYLDIDFF, from the exons ATGGAGTCACCTGCAAATGGAGTACTAGAGTCTTTATCAGAGGTTCAGAATTCAGTTTCTGTTGCACAGCAGCATGATCCTCCTTCTACATCCGGGACTCCCCGTCCTACACGGCCTCCCTTAAGACCATCTCGGAATCATGTTCATGGGCCTTCTTCCATGCCCCATTCGGCCGGTCACCACCATAGTCACGGATCAAAGTCCATCATCCATCATCAAAACACCTATGTAGTTAATCAGAAGCATTCCTATTTGGAGGGTGAAAATGCAGACCATGAAGGATTGCCTTCGAAATCTTGCATCAAGCAATCATTTGATGATTCCAAGACTTGTGATTCAAGTGTCATATTCGAATCTGACATTGACAATTCCATCTCAGGTCCATCGAGACGAGCCATTGGTAATCACAGCAGGAGTTACTGCCCATCAGAGGTTACTTTTTATGCAAGTCCTCAGAATAGTTGCTATGCTGCTACTGTCTATTCGGAAGCTAAACAAAGTTTCACCTATACTGAAATTAGTGAGTGTGGTACTAGTGTTGATAAGTCACTAGAAAGCGGCATTGAGGTTGCGAATTCCTGTGATTTTAATGAGAGTAGGAAGACCAGCATCTGCAGGGCAAGTACTGGGAGCGATATCAGTGATGAGAGCAGCACCAGTAGCTTGAGTAGTGCTATGTATAAACCACATAAGGCGAATGATAAAAGGTGGGAAGCAATTCAGGCCATCCGAGCACGTGATGGTATGTTGGAGATGAGACATTTCAGGTTGTTGAAGAAATTGGGACGCGGAGACATTGGAAGTGTGTATCTAGCTGAACTGAGCGGCACGAGGACTTCTTTTGCCATGAAAATAATGAACAAGACAGAGCTAGCGAATCGCAAGAAACTTGTGAGGGCTCAGACTGAGAGAGAGATATTGCAGTCCTTAGATCATCCGTTTCTGCCCACATTGTATACACATTTTGAGACTGAGACATTCTCCTGCTTGGTAATGGAGTTCTGCCCTGGTGGAGACTTGCATGCACTCAGGCAAAGGCAACCTGGGAAGTATTTCTCGGAGCACGCTGTCAG GTTTTATGTGGCAGAAGTTCTCCTTGCTTTGGAGTATTTACATATGCTTGGGATCATCTACAGAGACCTTAAACCCGAGAACGTGTTGGTGAGGGAAGATGGTCATATAATGCTGTCGGATTTCGACCTCTCTCTAAGGTGCACGGTCAGTCCAACTCTTGTAAAGTCATCAAACTCTATCTTGGAGACGAAGACCTCAGGATACTGCATTCAGCCTTCTTGCGCCGAACCGACTTGTTCAATGCAGCCAGACTGCATCCAACCGGCATGCTTCTCGCCTCGATTTCTTTCCAGCAAAtccaagaaaggaaagaagtaCAAGCCAAAGAATGACATGCATCATCAGGTGACTCCTCTTCCGGAGCTTATTGCCGAGCCAACAAATGCCAGATCGATGTCCTTTGTTGGTACACACGAGTACTTGGCTCCTGAGATCATTAAGGGCGAAGGGCACGGCAGTGCTGTGGACTGGTGGACATTTGGGATATTCCTATACGAGCTGTTGTTTGGGCGGACACCCTTCAAGGGCTCAGCCAATCGAGCAACGCTGTTTAACGTTGTTGGCCAGCCCTTAAGGTTTCCAGAGTCTCCAACTGTCAGTTTTGCTGCCAGGGACTTGATTAGGGGCTTACTCGTGAAAGAGCCTCAGCATCGTCTTGCCTATAGACGTGGAGCCACCGAAATCAAACAGCATCCGTTCTTTCAGAATGTTAACTGGGCGCTGATCCGGTGCGCGAATCCTCCTGAGGTTCCACGACTCGTTAAACCAACCCCAGTTGAGATGGACCCTGGTTTGAACCCTTCTGGTAATTATTTAGACATTGATTTCTTTTGA